ACCCCCTGGCGCCCGGGAGAAGAAGCAACATGAAGTCATGGCTCTCAGCGGCGAGTCTCGCACTCGCCCTACTGGCCTGGAACGGCGTGGCCCGCGCCGTTCCCGTGATCGGAGACGAGTCGAGCGTCAGCCTGGTGATCGACACATCGTCGCTCGGCATCTCTGTGACTCCAATGGGCAGCACGACCATCGACCCGCTCGGCCGCTACGTCCTGCCCATCACGGGCGGCGACGTGACCCTGCATCCGCTGGCCGGGTCGATCCAGCACGACGGCAGCGGTCTGTCACTCGATCGAAGTGGCAGCACGCTCACGTTCCAGAACCTCAACGTCGACTTCACGAGCGGAATCGTGTCGGGCGACGTGGGCGGGACTGGCTCGACGGGGAACATGGACCTGTTCACGATCCAATCGTGCGCAGCGGGCGATTGCACCGACGGACACGGAGGGATCCCGGTCACCGAGACCGGGCTGTTCCTGCGGGACAACGGCGCATCGCTCGTGAATGGCCTGTTCTCGAGCCCGATCGTCGCGACCGGCGACCAGATCGGCCTGGCCGAGATCCATCTGCGCCTCGAAGACGGGAACTCGGTCCCGGAGCCGGCGCTGCTTCTCCTGCTTGGAGGGAGCCTGGCTGCCGTCGCACTCGTGCGTCGCAAGGCCTAGGGCCACGGCCCGGGGGCAACCCCGGGCCGTTCTGCGACTTTCTCGCCTCGCCCTTCTTCAGCCGCGCAACGCGTGGCACGATCCGTCTCGCATGATCTTCCACGAGACGGGGCTCGCCGGGGCGCTGGCGATCGAGCTCGAGCGAATCGCGGACGCGCGCGGCTTCTTCGCGCGCGCCTTCTGCGCCCGTGAGTTCGAGAAGCGCGGCCTGGCGGCGCGCTTCGTCCAGAGCAGCATCTCCTGGAATGCCAAGGCCGGCACCTTGCGCGGCATGCACTTCCAGGTTCCGCCGCACCGCGAGACCAAGCTCGTGCGCTGCACGGCGGGCGCGGTCTGGGACGCGATCGTCGACCTGCGCACAGACTCACCCACTCGGCTGCGCTGGTTCGGCACGGAGCTCAGCGCCGAGAACCGGCGCATGCTCTACATCCCGGCGGGCTTCGCGCACGGCTTCGTGACGCTCGCGCCGAACAGCGAAGTCTTCTACGAGATGGACGAGTTCTACGCGCCCCAGGCCGGCCGGGGCCTGCGCTGGGACGACCCGGCGCTCGGCATCGCCTGGCCGCGGGCGCCCGAAGTCATCGCCGAGCGCGACGCGACCTACCCGGACCTCGACCCGGCGGCGCTCGCGGAGGTGGGCAAGTGACTCCCGCCTCCCGCGAAGCGCTGGAGCGCGAGCTGCTCGAGCTGATCCGCGCGCTCTACCCGCTGTGCCGCAGCATCACCGGCGACGGCGTGCGCGAGACGTTGCGGCTCGTGTCCGAGAAGCTGCCGCTCGAGCGGCACGAGGTGCCAAGCGGCACGCCCGTGCTCGACTGGACGGTGCCCGACGAATGGAACGCCCGCGACGCCTGGATCGAGAACGCGCGCGGCGAGCGCCTGGTCGACTTCCGGCGCCACAACCTGCACCTGGTGAGCTACAGCGAGCCGGTTCCCGCGCGCACGATCTCGCGCGCCGAGCTGCACGAGCACTTGCACTCCCTGCCCGACCACCCCGACTGGATCCCCTATCGCACCTCGTACTACAAGCGCACCTGGGGCTTCTGCGTCAGCCAGAAGCAGCTCGAGTCACTGACCGATCCCGAGTACCGGGTGTGCGTGGACACGCGCCTCGAGCCCGGACACCTGAGCTACGGCGAGTTCTTCCTGCCGGGCGAGCGCCCCGAGGAGTTCACGTTCAGCGCGCACGTCTGCCACCCCTCGCTGTGCGACGACAACCTGTCGGGCATCGCGGTGGCGGCGGCCGTGGCGCGCGCCCTGTCCGCGCGGGCCCGGCGCCGCTTCTCCTACCGCTTCCTGTTCATCCCGGGCACGATCGGCTCGCTCACCTGGCTGGCGCGCAACCGCGAGCGCGTGCCGCGCATCCGCGGCGGAATGTCGCTGGTCTGTCTGGGCGACGAGCGCGGCTTCACCTACAAGCGCAGCTTCGCCGGGCGCAGCGCGATCGACCGCGCCGCCGAGCTCGTGCTCGGGCGCTCGGGCCGCGCGCACGACGTGATCGACTTCTTCCCGTACGGCTACGACGAGCGCCAGTTCAACTCACCGGGCTTCCGCGTGCCCTTCGGCTCGCTCATGCGCGGCCGTCACGGGCGCTTCGACGAGTACCACACGTCGGCCGACGACCTCTCGTTCGTGCGCGGGCCGCAGCTCGTCGACGCGGTCGAGACCGTGCTCGCGATCGTCGACGTGCTCGAGGGCGACGCGCGCTTCGTGAGTCTGGCGCCGTACGGCGAGCCCCAGCTGGGACGCCGCGGCATCTACCGCGCCATGGGCGGCGAAGCCGACCCCGAGGCGCTGCAGCTGGCGATGCTCTGGGTGCTGTCACTGGCCGACGGCGAGCACAGCCTGGTCGACGCGGCCGAGCGCTCGGGCCTGGCCTTCCCGGTCGTGCGCGCGGCGGCGAGCTTGCTCGAGAAACACGATCTCGTCCGAGAGCGTGAGTAGCAGAGGAGAGTGCGGAAATGCGGGTACTGGTGACGGGACACGGCGGATACATCGGAGCGGTGATGACCCGCGTGCTCGACGCGGCGGGCATGGACGTCGTGGGCACGGACAGCGGGCTGTTCTCGGGCTGTGACTTCGGGCGCTACGAGCCTCCGCGCCAGGTGATCGAGCGCGACCTGCGCGAGCTCGACGTGCGCGACCTCGACGGCTTCGACGCCGTGGTGCACCTGGCCGCGATCTCGAACGACCCGCTGGGCGACCTGAACCCCGGCTGCACCTGGGACATCAACCACAAGGCCTCGGTGCGCCTGGCCGAGGTGGCCAAGCGCGCCGGAGTGTCTCGCTTCCTGTACTCGTCCTCGTGCAGCGTGTACGGCGCCGCGAGCCCCGACGACGTGCTGACCGAGACGGCCGCGTTCTCGCCGATCACCGCCTACGCGCAGTCCAAGGTGAAGGTCGAGGCCGACGTGGCGAAGCTCGCCGACGACGACTTCAGCCCCACCTATCTGCGCAACGCCACCGTGTACGGTGTCTCGCCGCGGCTGCGCGGCGACCTGGTCGTGAACAATCTCGTGGGCTGGGCGTTCGCGACGGGCCGCGTGCTGCTCAAGAGCGACGGCACGCCCTGGCGGCCGCTGGTGCACATCGAAGACGTGTGCCACGCGTTCCTGACCGTGCTGCGCGCGCCGCGCGAGGTGATCCACGACCAGGCCTTCAACGTGGGCCGCAACGGCGAGAACTACCGCGTGCGGCAGGTCGCCGAGCTGGTCGGCAAGGAGGTCGCCGGCAGCCGCATCGACTTCGCGGAGGGCGCCGGCCCGGACCCGCGCTGCTACCGGGTCGACTTCACCAAGATCGAGCGCGCGCTGCCGGAGTACAAGCCGCGCTGGACCGTGGCCGACGGCGTGGCGGAGCTGCACGCGGCCTTCCGGCGCGAGGTCATGCGGACCGAGGACTTGGAGGGCGATCGCTACATCCGGATCCGGCGCATCGCGCGCATGCTCGAGGCAGGCTGGCTCGACTCCAGCCTGCGCCGCACCGCGTCGGGAACCGGCCCGTCGCCCTGGTAGGGGCATCCAGCTCACCCTCGCCTCTCAAAAGGTGACGCAAATCACCATTCCGCCGCGGAGTTGCGCGCTCTCGAGGTGAGGAAGCGCTGGAGCGAAGTCCGCGCCGCGTATTGCGAAATCGGCTGCTTTTGCGTATGAGGGGCTGGTGCGAGGCATGCACCTTGCTCACTCCCCGCGCGCCGAGGTGTACCCCCGGCCGTAGAGAGGTGTCATGACGACCGGATCCCGAGCGCACGAGCCGACCTGCCGCTTCTGCCGCGCCACGCTGCGCCATAGCTTCGTGGACCTGGGCATGTCGCCCCTGTGCCAGAGGCACCTGCGGCCGGACCAACTGGCCGCAATGGAGCCCTTCTACCCGCTGCACGCGTACGTGTGCGCGGAGTGCTTCCTGGTGCAGATCGAGGAAGTGGTGCCCCCGCAGGAGATCTTCGGCGACGGCAGCTACGCCTACTTCTCCTCCTACGCCGACTCGTGGCTGCGCCACGCCGCCCAGTACGTGGAGCTCGTGACCGAGCGCTTCGGGCTCGGGCCCAAGAGCCTGGTGGTCGAGGTCGCCAGCAACGACGGCTACCTGCTGCAGAACTTCGTGCGCCGGGGCATCCCCG
The nucleotide sequence above comes from Myxococcota bacterium. Encoded proteins:
- a CDS encoding PEP-CTERM sorting domain-containing protein (PEP-CTERM proteins occur, often in large numbers, in the proteomes of bacteria that also encode an exosortase, a predicted intramembrane cysteine proteinase. The presence of a PEP-CTERM domain at a protein's C-terminus predicts cleavage within the sorting domain, followed by covalent anchoring to some some component of the (usually Gram-negative) cell surface. Many PEP-CTERM proteins exhibit an unusual sequence composition that includes large numbers of potential glycosylation sites. Expression of one such protein has been shown restore the ability of a bacterium to form floc, a type of biofilm.) translates to MKSWLSAASLALALLAWNGVARAVPVIGDESSVSLVIDTSSLGISVTPMGSTTIDPLGRYVLPITGGDVTLHPLAGSIQHDGSGLSLDRSGSTLTFQNLNVDFTSGIVSGDVGGTGSTGNMDLFTIQSCAAGDCTDGHGGIPVTETGLFLRDNGASLVNGLFSSPIVATGDQIGLAEIHLRLEDGNSVPEPALLLLLGGSLAAVALVRRKA
- the rfbC gene encoding dTDP-4-dehydrorhamnose 3,5-epimerase; translation: MIFHETGLAGALAIELERIADARGFFARAFCAREFEKRGLAARFVQSSISWNAKAGTLRGMHFQVPPHRETKLVRCTAGAVWDAIVDLRTDSPTRLRWFGTELSAENRRMLYIPAGFAHGFVTLAPNSEVFYEMDEFYAPQAGRGLRWDDPALGIAWPRAPEVIAERDATYPDLDPAALAEVGK
- a CDS encoding DUF4910 domain-containing protein, yielding MTPASREALERELLELIRALYPLCRSITGDGVRETLRLVSEKLPLERHEVPSGTPVLDWTVPDEWNARDAWIENARGERLVDFRRHNLHLVSYSEPVPARTISRAELHEHLHSLPDHPDWIPYRTSYYKRTWGFCVSQKQLESLTDPEYRVCVDTRLEPGHLSYGEFFLPGERPEEFTFSAHVCHPSLCDDNLSGIAVAAAVARALSARARRRFSYRFLFIPGTIGSLTWLARNRERVPRIRGGMSLVCLGDERGFTYKRSFAGRSAIDRAAELVLGRSGRAHDVIDFFPYGYDERQFNSPGFRVPFGSLMRGRHGRFDEYHTSADDLSFVRGPQLVDAVETVLAIVDVLEGDARFVSLAPYGEPQLGRRGIYRAMGGEADPEALQLAMLWVLSLADGEHSLVDAAERSGLAFPVVRAAASLLEKHDLVRERE
- a CDS encoding SDR family oxidoreductase, translated to MRVLVTGHGGYIGAVMTRVLDAAGMDVVGTDSGLFSGCDFGRYEPPRQVIERDLRELDVRDLDGFDAVVHLAAISNDPLGDLNPGCTWDINHKASVRLAEVAKRAGVSRFLYSSSCSVYGAASPDDVLTETAAFSPITAYAQSKVKVEADVAKLADDDFSPTYLRNATVYGVSPRLRGDLVVNNLVGWAFATGRVLLKSDGTPWRPLVHIEDVCHAFLTVLRAPREVIHDQAFNVGRNGENYRVRQVAELVGKEVAGSRIDFAEGAGPDPRCYRVDFTKIERALPEYKPRWTVADGVAELHAAFRREVMRTEDLEGDRYIRIRRIARMLEAGWLDSSLRRTASGTGPSPW